One Lujinxingia sediminis DNA segment encodes these proteins:
- a CDS encoding protein kinase domain-containing protein, with product MYSDDPQHSTAPPIVDGRYRLDALLSEGGVGTIWRAQDLVGRRPVALKLLKPEVATLPHLRRRFSREARAASRLMHPNVAAVHDHGVDADGRMFIAMELLEGLVVTDLIRQGLSLALILELADQLLAGLAHAHARGVIHRDLKPSNLMVVNASIPDSLGTLKLVDFGIATVLTDADPRETAHGEVVGTPRYMSPEQASGERSLTPRTDLYNVGLILYELICGRPPFGEEKGLAVMAMHVHEPVPPMIARQGLHLPVALEAFVSRALAKSPARRWPSAGEMRVQLKALQVELAADARIFLVPDALPHANAGTQPDRQPTVEESIVGRRRLNPVPRAPEEAGAVPGRDSLAARRQADLQALNAGVAGLQQIPFVGRPRERQHLQEIAHSVRSEQRGRIVLLEGEAGVGKTRLTMWLKEQVEEQGQLHGHIGAFTRGGTEGLRGLQEVLDSVFGTRGQSRAEVQTRVDAWLTRWGHDDGIDARILADFMRPAGSQSAVREAPVAPTTLFATILRVLERVATRRPRLIILDDVHWAGRELGDFLDFLAVELRHRAIPLMVMATVRSEDLGENPALERRLTALSRYVGETVERINLGRLNEDSSYELIRLVLPVDEALTRLIYERSGGNPLHLVLLLRYLRDEGLIRPDGERWATADVDAVREAVPPSLGDLFEVRLQQIEARYNRQNKLGELLQRAAIAGPRFTYEVLREMIEGEADAERLRFFDEDLDHLLSEGILIESHGRREDWYAFSHGLLRDYFLRQIGGAFRARRLHRLAAEARETVYGERAGAHAAEIASHWHAARDLERALTWYIRAGRTASRAAMLRQAAVAFEAALAIMDELLGVDAEHGEPPNFARLNARAQELGWSGTDYVDILMRLGDLLEGFGEFPEAEACYRRVVRLVGSCTSPVPDALIALAGSWLGLGHVAWQRGDFEAARWAFNRVRDEVATLPELASMRDNATRGLARVAWHRADYRLAVELATEALHSAEGRGDDAGVAQSLWILGEVARIQGEGEDAREYYGRSMALSQVSDQPSEVARNLLSLAQLARFQKNFDQAEELYQRALRRYEALGDRRGAGQCYNGLGDVARFRDSYDAARRFYERALATYQSIGAELDVALVYTNLGLTSIALNDYPAAEDFLCAARERVADEEYPYLQAGIEYNLALVRALRGEDDDTETLHRVLELSARFPIPDLDYAQPLERLARLRADAGHPDEARALWLRARDIYRELELEGDLARVNAQIDERAPTE from the coding sequence ATGTATTCCGACGATCCGCAACATTCGACCGCTCCGCCGATCGTCGATGGGCGCTACCGCCTCGACGCCCTGCTCAGTGAGGGAGGTGTCGGCACGATCTGGCGCGCGCAAGACCTGGTGGGCCGCCGACCGGTGGCGCTGAAGTTGCTCAAGCCGGAGGTGGCCACCCTGCCGCACCTTCGCCGACGCTTCTCGCGCGAGGCGCGTGCCGCCAGCCGCCTGATGCATCCCAATGTGGCCGCGGTCCATGATCACGGGGTGGATGCCGACGGGCGGATGTTCATCGCTATGGAGCTTCTGGAGGGCCTGGTCGTCACCGATCTGATCCGCCAGGGGCTTTCCCTCGCGCTGATTCTGGAGCTGGCCGACCAACTTCTGGCGGGTCTTGCCCACGCACACGCCCGCGGGGTGATTCACCGCGATTTGAAGCCATCGAACCTGATGGTGGTCAACGCCTCGATCCCCGACAGCCTGGGAACGCTGAAGTTGGTGGACTTCGGGATCGCGACGGTGCTTACCGACGCCGATCCGCGCGAGACCGCCCACGGGGAAGTGGTGGGCACGCCGCGCTACATGAGCCCGGAGCAGGCCAGCGGAGAGCGCTCGCTCACGCCTCGTACCGACCTCTACAACGTGGGGCTGATCCTCTACGAGCTGATCTGCGGAAGGCCGCCCTTCGGTGAGGAGAAAGGTCTGGCGGTGATGGCGATGCACGTGCATGAGCCTGTACCACCGATGATCGCGCGCCAGGGCCTGCACCTTCCCGTGGCGCTGGAGGCTTTTGTATCGCGGGCGCTGGCGAAGTCACCGGCGCGGCGCTGGCCCTCGGCCGGCGAGATGCGCGTGCAGCTCAAAGCGCTCCAGGTCGAACTCGCCGCCGATGCGCGGATTTTTCTTGTGCCCGACGCTCTGCCTCACGCGAACGCCGGTACCCAGCCCGATCGGCAGCCCACGGTTGAGGAGAGTATCGTGGGGCGGCGTCGCCTCAATCCGGTCCCCCGGGCTCCCGAAGAGGCCGGCGCGGTGCCAGGGCGCGACTCGCTGGCTGCCCGACGCCAGGCCGATCTTCAGGCGCTCAACGCCGGGGTAGCCGGCCTGCAGCAGATTCCTTTTGTGGGCCGCCCCCGCGAGCGGCAACATCTTCAAGAGATCGCCCACTCGGTGCGCAGTGAGCAGCGCGGCCGCATCGTGCTTCTGGAGGGCGAGGCCGGCGTCGGCAAGACGCGTCTGACGATGTGGCTCAAGGAGCAGGTGGAGGAGCAGGGCCAGCTTCATGGCCACATCGGTGCCTTTACCCGCGGCGGTACCGAGGGGCTTCGCGGCCTGCAGGAGGTGCTCGACAGCGTCTTCGGCACCCGCGGGCAGTCTCGCGCCGAGGTGCAGACTCGCGTCGACGCCTGGCTCACCCGGTGGGGCCATGATGACGGCATCGACGCGCGGATCCTGGCCGATTTCATGCGCCCGGCCGGAAGTCAGAGTGCGGTGCGGGAGGCCCCGGTGGCGCCCACCACGCTCTTTGCCACGATCCTGCGCGTGTTGGAGCGGGTGGCCACTCGCCGTCCGCGCTTGATCATCCTCGATGACGTGCACTGGGCGGGCCGGGAGCTGGGCGACTTTTTGGACTTTCTGGCCGTGGAGCTTCGCCACCGCGCGATACCCCTGATGGTCATGGCCACCGTCCGCTCCGAAGACCTCGGAGAGAACCCTGCGCTGGAGCGTCGCCTCACCGCGCTGAGCCGTTACGTGGGAGAGACGGTCGAGCGCATCAATCTGGGGCGCCTCAATGAGGACAGCAGCTATGAGCTGATTCGCCTGGTGTTGCCGGTCGATGAGGCGCTCACTCGCCTGATCTATGAGCGCTCCGGGGGCAACCCCCTGCACCTGGTTCTTCTGCTGCGTTACCTGCGCGACGAGGGGCTGATTCGTCCCGATGGGGAGCGCTGGGCCACGGCCGATGTCGACGCGGTGCGTGAGGCGGTGCCGCCGAGCCTGGGCGATCTTTTTGAGGTTCGCCTCCAGCAGATTGAGGCCCGCTACAACCGTCAGAATAAGCTCGGTGAGCTCCTGCAGCGCGCGGCGATCGCCGGACCTCGATTTACCTACGAGGTGCTGCGCGAGATGATCGAGGGGGAGGCGGATGCCGAGCGTCTGCGCTTCTTTGATGAAGATCTCGATCACCTGCTCAGCGAGGGCATTCTCATCGAGAGCCACGGGCGGCGCGAAGACTGGTACGCCTTTAGTCACGGACTTTTGCGCGACTACTTCCTGCGGCAGATCGGCGGGGCGTTTCGGGCGCGCAGGTTGCATCGGCTGGCCGCAGAGGCCCGCGAGACGGTCTACGGGGAGCGGGCCGGGGCGCACGCCGCCGAGATCGCCTCGCACTGGCATGCCGCCCGTGATCTGGAGCGCGCGCTGACCTGGTACATTCGTGCCGGCCGCACAGCCTCCCGCGCCGCGATGCTTCGCCAGGCGGCGGTGGCCTTCGAGGCCGCGCTCGCCATTATGGACGAGCTCTTGGGGGTGGACGCCGAGCATGGCGAACCCCCGAACTTCGCCCGCCTCAATGCCCGCGCTCAGGAGCTGGGCTGGAGTGGTACCGATTACGTCGATATCTTGATGCGCCTGGGCGATCTTCTGGAAGGTTTCGGTGAGTTCCCCGAGGCCGAGGCCTGCTACCGGCGTGTGGTGCGCCTGGTGGGCTCCTGTACCTCGCCGGTTCCCGACGCGCTCATCGCACTGGCCGGCTCCTGGCTGGGCCTGGGGCATGTCGCCTGGCAGCGCGGTGACTTCGAGGCCGCTCGTTGGGCCTTTAATCGTGTGCGTGACGAGGTCGCCACGCTCCCCGAGCTGGCATCGATGCGCGATAATGCTACGCGCGGACTGGCCCGGGTGGCCTGGCACCGGGCTGATTACCGGCTGGCCGTTGAGCTGGCTACCGAGGCGCTGCACAGCGCCGAGGGCCGTGGCGACGACGCCGGCGTGGCGCAGTCGCTCTGGATTCTGGGCGAAGTCGCCAGAATTCAAGGAGAGGGTGAGGACGCACGCGAGTATTACGGCCGCTCCATGGCGTTGAGCCAGGTCAGCGATCAGCCCTCGGAGGTGGCTCGCAACCTGCTCAGCCTGGCGCAGCTGGCCCGCTTCCAGAAGAACTTCGACCAGGCCGAGGAACTCTACCAGCGCGCCCTGCGTCGCTACGAGGCCCTGGGCGACCGCCGCGGCGCGGGCCAGTGCTACAACGGCCTCGGTGACGTGGCCCGCTTCCGCGACAGCTACGATGCGGCACGGCGTTTCTATGAGCGCGCACTGGCCACCTACCAGAGCATCGGCGCGGAGCTCGATGTGGCGCTCGTCTACACCAACCTGGGGCTCACCTCGATCGCGCTCAACGATTACCCGGCGGCGGAAGACTTCTTATGTGCCGCGCGCGAACGCGTGGCCGATGAGGAGTACCCCTATTTGCAGGCCGGCATCGAGTACAACCTGGCGCTGGTGCGCGCGCTGCGCGGCGAAGACGATGATACCGAGACGCTGCATCGGGTGCTGGAGCTCTCGGCGCGCTTTCCCATCCCCGATCTCGACTACGCTCAGCCGCTGGAGCGTCTTGCCCGGCTGCGAGCCGACGCCGGCCACCCCGACGAGGCCCGCGCGCTCTGGTTGCGTGCACGCGACATCTACCGAGAGCTCGAGCTTGAGGGGGACCTGGCCCGCGTCAACGCCCAGATCGACGAACGCGCCCCGACCGAATGA
- a CDS encoding IgGFc-binding protein has protein sequence MFFSSRFASFALMLLCGLGVAACDDQVDPVEEPGDAGDVQPDVPLECTPGEVLGCPGPDSASREICNEEGTGTLLMECAGTSVCREGACVEVTCRPNTRRCTSESQPQVCRPDGDDYAFEDAESCAEGTRCQQGVCLDRCGLAEQSNSYIGCEYWAVELENSELYQTETGTITEAEDERAPFAVVLANTDPNITARISVWASPDTHAEFVSSREVIPSREFPGDDRVTVYSEVVGADGQRIGQPLSGAVDAVELPPNSTMTVLLPNRTIPRRTTSITPFAYRVVSTEPVVAYQFNPFCCNYSYTNDASLLLPRGALTENYMYLGQTVWAGNSTARLPVPRPATLSVVALEDDTDVTVQLRAPSDSEKTFDDLIFAPSDLARINGPDEVGRITFRLQPFEVFNLGSRGIQPVEDISGARITASKPVSVFSGHSCTNVPFDRSACDHLESQLFPLETWGTIFIASPLKLRNPEPPSGSREGTYWKFVASENNTVIQTGIALNPPAALPPGGEAVPSCASFSDNPSAGRFVLDAGESCEFGTRHMFRVLASAPIAIGAFLSGQNTVYDQVNWNDRAGDPSFFLLPPEEQYRTDYSFLAPPTYFQSYAMVTMAPGFPITLNGEELDPMDFDAELIEDGSRMRAHIPLEPGPYTLESLVPMGLVVYGYDNYVSYAFTGGLNLTKLNVLD, from the coding sequence ACGATCAGGTCGATCCGGTGGAGGAGCCCGGCGATGCGGGTGATGTGCAGCCGGATGTGCCTCTGGAGTGCACCCCGGGTGAGGTGCTCGGTTGCCCCGGTCCCGACAGCGCCTCGCGCGAGATCTGCAATGAAGAGGGCACGGGCACGCTTCTTATGGAATGCGCGGGAACCTCGGTATGTCGGGAGGGCGCGTGTGTAGAGGTGACCTGCCGGCCCAACACGCGCCGCTGCACCTCGGAGTCGCAACCGCAGGTCTGCCGCCCCGACGGTGACGACTACGCCTTTGAAGATGCCGAGAGCTGCGCGGAGGGCACCCGCTGCCAGCAGGGCGTCTGCCTGGATCGCTGCGGTCTGGCCGAGCAGTCCAACAGCTACATCGGTTGCGAATACTGGGCGGTGGAGCTTGAGAACTCCGAGCTTTACCAGACCGAGACGGGCACCATCACCGAAGCTGAGGATGAGCGCGCGCCCTTCGCCGTGGTGCTCGCCAACACCGATCCCAACATCACCGCGCGCATCTCGGTGTGGGCCTCGCCAGATACTCACGCCGAGTTTGTGAGCTCGCGGGAAGTCATTCCCTCCCGGGAGTTCCCGGGAGACGATCGCGTCACCGTCTACTCCGAGGTGGTGGGGGCCGACGGCCAGCGCATCGGCCAGCCCTTGAGCGGTGCGGTTGATGCGGTGGAGCTCCCGCCCAACAGCACGATGACGGTGCTTTTGCCCAACCGCACCATTCCTCGGCGCACCACCTCCATCACACCCTTTGCGTATCGCGTCGTCTCCACAGAGCCGGTGGTCGCCTACCAGTTCAATCCCTTCTGCTGCAATTATAGCTACACCAACGACGCCAGCCTGCTCCTTCCTCGCGGCGCGCTCACCGAGAACTACATGTACCTGGGGCAAACGGTGTGGGCCGGCAACTCCACCGCACGCCTTCCTGTACCCCGGCCGGCCACCCTGAGCGTGGTCGCGCTGGAGGACGACACGGACGTGACCGTGCAGCTGCGTGCGCCGAGCGACTCGGAGAAGACCTTCGACGATCTGATCTTCGCCCCCTCGGATCTCGCGCGCATCAACGGCCCTGATGAGGTCGGTCGCATCACCTTCAGGCTGCAGCCTTTCGAGGTCTTTAACCTGGGCAGCCGGGGCATCCAGCCCGTCGAAGACATCAGTGGCGCGCGCATCACCGCGTCAAAGCCCGTCTCGGTGTTCAGCGGACACAGCTGCACCAACGTGCCCTTTGACCGCTCCGCCTGCGATCATCTCGAGTCCCAGCTTTTCCCGCTGGAGACCTGGGGCACCATCTTCATCGCCTCGCCACTCAAACTTCGTAACCCCGAGCCCCCCTCGGGCTCGCGCGAGGGCACCTACTGGAAGTTTGTGGCCAGCGAGAACAACACGGTGATTCAGACCGGCATCGCGCTCAACCCGCCGGCCGCGTTGCCTCCCGGTGGCGAGGCGGTGCCGAGCTGTGCGTCGTTCTCCGACAATCCGAGTGCGGGTCGTTTTGTGCTCGACGCCGGCGAGAGCTGTGAGTTTGGCACCCGCCACATGTTCCGGGTTCTGGCCAGTGCACCCATTGCCATCGGGGCCTTCTTAAGCGGGCAAAACACCGTCTACGATCAGGTTAACTGGAACGACCGCGCCGGTGATCCGAGCTTCTTCTTGCTTCCGCCGGAAGAGCAGTACCGCACCGATTATTCGTTTCTGGCACCGCCGACCTACTTCCAGAGCTACGCGATGGTGACGATGGCGCCGGGCTTTCCGATCACCCTCAATGGCGAAGAACTCGATCCGATGGACTTCGACGCCGAGCTCATCGAGGACGGCTCGCGCATGCGCGCGCACATCCCGCTGGAGCCGGGGCCCTATACGCTTGAGTCGCTCGTGCCGATGGGGCTTGTGGTCTACGGCTACGATAATTACGTCTCCTACGCCTTCACCGGCGGGTTAAACCTGACCAAACTCAATGTGTTGGACTGA
- a CDS encoding MotA/TolQ/ExbB proton channel family protein, with translation MNGLRDVLEAAGPMLYPVVLVSLVGAALFFERLVALRRAAVAPTGLAEGVLKAAQAEGEAEAQHAARAICQGSSSAVGAVLGEGLRFAGSSRGEIREVMEDRGRRELAHLERFVGGVGALATVAPLLGLLGTVTGMIRVFQAVVDEATPKGVVDPTLLAGGIWEALITTAAGLAVAIPLYLGYRYLLGRVDRWATELEEAAAGLLDVLAPPPGSRARGPGSDALRASEDAAEHEGTSAERGAEIASGEVV, from the coding sequence ATGAATGGTCTTCGTGATGTGCTGGAGGCGGCCGGGCCGATGCTCTACCCGGTGGTGCTGGTCTCGCTTGTGGGGGCGGCGCTCTTTTTTGAGCGCCTGGTAGCACTGCGCCGGGCGGCGGTCGCGCCGACCGGGCTGGCCGAAGGGGTGCTCAAAGCCGCGCAGGCTGAAGGAGAGGCTGAGGCGCAGCACGCTGCCCGCGCGATCTGCCAGGGCTCATCCAGCGCGGTGGGCGCAGTGCTCGGCGAGGGGTTGCGCTTTGCGGGAAGCTCCCGCGGAGAGATCCGCGAGGTGATGGAAGATCGCGGCCGACGCGAGCTCGCCCACCTCGAGCGTTTCGTGGGAGGCGTTGGCGCACTGGCAACCGTGGCACCCTTGCTGGGGCTGTTGGGAACGGTCACCGGCATGATCCGGGTCTTTCAGGCGGTGGTCGATGAGGCCACCCCGAAAGGCGTTGTCGACCCGACGTTGCTGGCCGGAGGCATCTGGGAGGCGCTGATCACCACGGCGGCCGGCCTGGCCGTGGCGATTCCCCTTTATCTTGGCTACCGCTACCTGCTCGGAAGGGTCGACCGCTGGGCCACCGAGTTGGAAGAGGCCGCCGCCGGTCTTCTCGACGTGCTCGCACCGCCGCCGGGCTCCAGAGCGCGCGGGCCGGGAAGCGATGCGCTTCGCGCATCGGAAGACGCTGCCGAACATGAAGGGACTTCGGCGGAGCGAGGCGCTGAGATTGCCTCCGGTGAGGTCGTATGA
- a CDS encoding retropepsin-like aspartic protease family protein gives MSNLRTLMLALTLSALVVAGATAPALAQHEVEGDGARAEGASAADASAESTGASDESGEQGTSGGIVIEGVAQPRGVIELPGLGDDAQGGEAAQPATLVIERGGAGVGGRDSRTIRLSFERNGSSVLIPAKVGRIDVYFVLDTGASYTTLTSEVARQARITPDASSPTTLMQTAGGVRQAHFGMMSSLQLNQTTMRNVTYTLCDACGFGTYHDRPVVGLLGLNVLQRFEMNLDSAAGVVELTPNPNFRDQSVDMRPWLTYQVKPVQVPVERRPVPRLAVEVRNTSAQQAERVVVEFRCHLQDGSVEHVRTPPTTVPAKSVVDTELIRSVPACRGWQADVVEGFWR, from the coding sequence GTGTCGAATCTTCGAACCCTGATGCTGGCGCTCACCCTGAGTGCCCTGGTGGTGGCGGGTGCCACCGCTCCGGCGCTCGCCCAACATGAGGTGGAAGGCGATGGGGCGCGCGCAGAAGGGGCTTCGGCCGCAGATGCGTCGGCCGAGTCCACAGGCGCGAGTGATGAGAGCGGGGAGCAAGGGACCTCGGGGGGGATCGTGATCGAAGGGGTAGCGCAACCTCGCGGCGTTATTGAGTTACCCGGGCTCGGCGATGATGCGCAGGGTGGCGAGGCGGCTCAGCCTGCGACGCTGGTGATTGAGCGCGGTGGAGCTGGCGTGGGTGGTCGCGACTCTCGGACGATTCGACTTTCCTTTGAACGCAACGGTTCGTCGGTGCTCATTCCGGCAAAAGTAGGGCGCATCGACGTATACTTTGTGCTCGATACCGGCGCGAGCTACACCACGCTGACCTCCGAGGTTGCCCGTCAGGCCCGCATCACCCCCGACGCCAGCTCGCCCACCACGCTGATGCAGACCGCCGGCGGGGTGCGCCAGGCGCACTTCGGGATGATGAGCTCGCTCCAGCTGAATCAAACCACGATGCGCAACGTGACCTACACGCTCTGCGATGCCTGCGGCTTTGGCACCTACCACGATCGCCCGGTGGTGGGCTTGCTGGGGCTCAACGTCTTGCAGCGTTTTGAGATGAATCTGGACTCGGCCGCCGGGGTTGTGGAGCTGACGCCCAACCCGAACTTTCGGGATCAAAGCGTCGATATGCGCCCCTGGCTCACCTATCAGGTCAAGCCTGTGCAGGTGCCCGTGGAACGGCGCCCTGTGCCGCGTCTGGCCGTGGAGGTGCGAAATACCTCGGCGCAACAGGCGGAGCGTGTGGTGGTGGAGTTTCGCTGCCACCTTCAGGATGGCAGTGTGGAGCACGTGCGAACGCCCCCCACCACGGTGCCCGCAAAGTCGGTGGTGGACACCGAGCTTATCCGAAGCGTCCCGGCCTGCCGGGGATGGCAGGCCGACGTGGTGGAAGGCTTCTGGCGCTAA
- a CDS encoding DUF547 domain-containing protein: protein MSFRRPALLAALLISACSAPGAELIDSPLVDELRTGQRSGDQSFDHSALDALLSEHVNAEAGHVDYQGIREERADLDAYLTALARADATALNEDEQLAMLINAYNACTLRLIVDNLPIDSIRDINDPWGQPRCEVAGYMLSLDAIEHGLIRPLYEDPRIHFAVNCAARSCPHLAESAYTGAEIDAQLDARTRATLSDTKFARIEGDTLYLTKIMDWYGGDFTNPAYRGSTGERADYVEIYTSEAIRARLQDENAPEVDVVFMDYDWALNAP from the coding sequence ATGTCCTTTCGCCGCCCTGCCCTGCTCGCCGCCTTACTGATCAGCGCGTGCAGCGCTCCTGGCGCTGAGCTCATCGACAGCCCTCTTGTCGACGAACTTCGTACAGGTCAGCGCTCCGGTGACCAGAGCTTCGACCACAGCGCCCTCGACGCGCTCTTAAGCGAACATGTCAACGCTGAAGCAGGCCACGTCGACTACCAGGGAATCCGCGAAGAGCGCGCCGACCTCGACGCCTACCTCACCGCTCTGGCCCGGGCCGATGCCACGGCGTTGAACGAGGATGAGCAGCTGGCGATGCTCATCAACGCCTACAACGCCTGCACGCTACGACTGATCGTCGACAACCTGCCGATCGATTCCATCCGAGACATCAACGATCCCTGGGGCCAGCCCCGCTGCGAGGTGGCCGGCTACATGCTGAGCCTCGATGCGATCGAGCACGGGCTGATTCGCCCTCTCTATGAAGATCCGCGCATTCATTTTGCGGTGAACTGCGCCGCCCGAAGTTGTCCGCATCTGGCCGAGAGCGCCTACACCGGCGCAGAGATTGATGCCCAGCTCGACGCCCGCACCCGCGCCACCTTGAGCGATACGAAGTTCGCACGCATTGAGGGCGACACGCTCTACCTGACCAAAATCATGGACTGGTACGGCGGCGACTTCACAAACCCCGCCTACCGGGGGAGCACCGGCGAACGTGCGGACTATGTGGAGATCTACACCTCCGAGGCCATCCGCGCGCGCCTTCAGGATGAGAACGCCCCGGAGGTGGACGTCGTCTTTATGGACTACGACTGGGCGCTCAACGCTCCGTAA
- a CDS encoding ExbD/TolR family protein, whose amino-acid sequence MNFRSARKGRRRVEATLELTPLIDVIFLLLIFFVMTTAPQSSPLERIGVDLPQAASGAALDEAEAERVVLRVSAEGAVFEERDDGERVAVDAPLAFLQQVHSERPTATVWLFGDEEAAHGSVIRLLDAAREVGFKKVHMAVRPAH is encoded by the coding sequence ATGAATTTTCGATCTGCCCGAAAAGGTCGCCGCCGCGTGGAGGCGACCCTGGAGCTGACACCGCTGATCGATGTGATCTTCCTGCTGCTCATCTTCTTTGTGATGACCACCGCCCCGCAGAGCTCGCCACTGGAGCGCATCGGTGTTGATCTTCCCCAGGCGGCAAGCGGCGCTGCGCTTGATGAGGCCGAGGCCGAGCGCGTGGTGCTGCGCGTCTCCGCGGAGGGCGCCGTCTTTGAGGAGCGCGACGATGGGGAGCGCGTGGCGGTGGATGCGCCCCTGGCGTTTTTGCAGCAGGTCCACAGTGAGCGTCCCACCGCCACCGTCTGGCTCTTCGGCGATGAAGAGGCCGCCCATGGTTCGGTGATCCGCCTCCTTGATGCGGCGCGTGAGGTCGGCTTCAAGAAGGTACATATGGCGGTGCGACCCGCACACTAA
- a CDS encoding D-alanyl-D-alanine carboxypeptidase family protein translates to MLLLVGSLLVRDASASQQEYDGQSHRIKTRTEAHSVGLEVSRQALQLATWSGLSPRAKMLVARSNAEGWEPDDLLNALELHATQRCLDLHQPSHLAERKARWAEAVRLLSLTHPDALEQWILGERRPPRAALTEASTQLRCLIEAMVFASAEPDHGFRIVLSLRGSFGGRFATQAELAAHLQRYPRFIAQILGTLLRSDYRDMGSQSFIWYRKMRFTGRSFNKISERAAGRCGLTPGHTWKPENERHKRCWFEELSPDEREQEILLASAAPALSRHHWGTEFDILGLNPRLFEEGAQLFEAWLWLDGQALDYGFFQPFGPDHSEQQFAHMEERWHWSYYPIAQAIWEHLLERKHLFEPVLHDLWSRLERRWGTRHSPYFTHMRDHWRDYLFHITVPRPPESLP, encoded by the coding sequence ATGCTACTGCTGGTCGGCAGCCTTCTTGTGCGCGACGCCAGCGCCTCGCAGCAGGAGTACGACGGGCAGTCGCATCGTATCAAAACCCGAACCGAGGCGCACTCGGTGGGCCTGGAGGTCAGCCGACAGGCGCTACAGCTTGCCACGTGGTCGGGGCTCAGTCCGCGGGCAAAGATGCTGGTGGCGCGCAGCAACGCGGAGGGTTGGGAGCCCGATGATCTTCTCAACGCACTCGAACTTCATGCAACGCAGCGTTGTCTGGATCTGCACCAGCCCTCCCACCTCGCCGAACGTAAGGCGCGCTGGGCCGAGGCGGTGCGCCTGCTCTCCTTGACCCACCCCGACGCTCTGGAGCAATGGATCCTTGGCGAGCGTCGCCCCCCCCGCGCTGCGCTCACCGAGGCCAGCACCCAACTTCGCTGCCTGATTGAGGCGATGGTGTTCGCGAGCGCCGAACCCGACCACGGCTTTCGCATCGTACTGAGCCTGCGCGGAAGCTTCGGCGGACGTTTCGCCACGCAAGCCGAGTTGGCCGCACACCTGCAACGCTACCCGCGCTTCATCGCGCAGATCCTTGGCACGCTGCTGCGCTCCGACTACCGAGATATGGGCTCTCAGAGCTTCATCTGGTACCGAAAGATGCGCTTTACGGGCCGCTCTTTTAACAAGATCTCGGAGCGCGCCGCCGGGCGCTGCGGGCTGACCCCGGGTCATACCTGGAAGCCGGAGAACGAGCGTCATAAGCGTTGCTGGTTTGAGGAACTCAGCCCCGATGAGCGCGAGCAGGAGATCCTGCTGGCCAGCGCCGCCCCGGCTCTCTCGCGCCATCACTGGGGCACGGAGTTCGATATCCTGGGGCTCAATCCGCGTCTTTTTGAGGAAGGCGCGCAGCTCTTTGAGGCCTGGCTCTGGCTCGATGGTCAGGCGCTCGACTACGGTTTCTTTCAGCCCTTCGGACCCGACCACTCCGAGCAACAATTTGCGCATATGGAGGAGCGTTGGCACTGGTCATACTATCCCATCGCGCAGGCCATCTGGGAGCATCTGCTGGAGCGAAAACACCTTTTTGAACCGGTGCTCCACGACCTCTGGAGTCGGCTGGAGCGCCGCTGGGGTACCCGCCACTCGCCCTACTTCACGCATATGCGCGACCACTGGCGCGATTACCTCTTCCACATCACGGTGCCCCGCCCGCCGGAGTCGTTGCCTTAA
- a CDS encoding cold-shock protein: protein MAIGDEVTSKLSTNPTNIDLADALRQYSERAGARVDHDENFRQRYLLDFMITGFEDVHAHVNLGVHVTGSIDNLEEQQDFLQAARRGIVLKALYVELADTSLSSGGLLVAFGACLSFLFDRRYAQVKAIGIRINEDCSFHFFDLEENVERLQRMSFDDELDIGQDLGGRVIAYFTDKGFGFIQTDDERKFFFHIANVVDDDLRARLPAYVPGEVIPVDFQYGGNDGKKYPKAINVALPDDVAANSH from the coding sequence ATGGCGATCGGAGATGAAGTGACCAGCAAGCTCTCCACCAACCCGACCAACATCGACCTGGCCGATGCGCTGCGCCAGTATTCGGAGCGCGCCGGCGCCAGAGTCGATCATGACGAAAACTTCCGGCAGCGCTACCTCCTCGACTTTATGATCACCGGATTTGAGGATGTCCACGCCCATGTCAACCTGGGCGTGCATGTCACCGGTTCGATCGACAACCTGGAGGAGCAGCAGGACTTTCTGCAGGCCGCGCGCCGCGGAATCGTGCTCAAAGCCCTCTACGTGGAGCTGGCCGACACCTCGCTGAGTTCCGGCGGGTTGCTTGTGGCCTTTGGAGCCTGCCTCTCCTTCCTCTTTGATCGTCGCTACGCCCAGGTCAAGGCCATCGGCATTCGCATCAACGAGGATTGCTCCTTCCACTTCTTTGATCTGGAAGAGAACGTCGAGCGCCTTCAGCGCATGTCCTTCGACGATGAGCTCGACATCGGTCAGGACCTCGGGGGCCGAGTCATCGCCTACTTCACCGACAAGGGCTTTGGCTTTATTCAGACCGACGATGAGCGCAAGTTCTTCTTCCATATCGCCAACGTCGTCGACGACGACCTGCGGGCACGTCTGCCGGCCTACGTGCCCGGCGAGGTGATTCCGGTCGATTTTCAGTACGGCGGTAATGACGGCAAGAAGTATCCCAAGGCCATCAATGTGGCGTTGCCCGATGATGTTGCGGCCAACAGCCACTGA